In one window of Camelus bactrianus isolate YW-2024 breed Bactrian camel chromosome 13, ASM4877302v1, whole genome shotgun sequence DNA:
- the ZNF691 gene encoding zinc finger protein 691, which yields MGSEKEQSPEQHLPEEGERGNEPWRVDDSEGFRIPDGDKELGQESSSEGPQGIHPEKPRQAVTGPALEPEDPCAPPRPEADEKSFICAQCGKTFNNTSNLRTHQRIHTGEKPYKCSECGKSFSRSSNRIRHERIHLEEKHYKCPNCEESFRRHSDLTTHQQDHLGKRPFRCDICGKSFSQSSALAVHYRTHLEPAPYICCECGKSFSNSSSFGVHHRTHTGERPYECAECGRTFSDISNFGAHQRTHRGEKPYRCTQCGKHFSRSSNLIRHQKTHRGEQAGKDSS from the coding sequence ATGGGCAGTGAGAAGGAGCAGAGCCCAGAACAGCACCTGCCTGAGGAAGGGGAACGGGGTAATGAGCCCTGGAGAGTGGATGACTCAGAGGGTTTTCGGATCCCAGATGGGGATAAAGAGCTCGGGCAAGAAAGCTCGTCAGAGGGGCCACAAGGGATCCATCCAGAAAAGCCACGGCAGGCAGTCACTGGCCCCGCTTTGGAGCCAGAGGACCCCTGTGCTCCCCCGAGGCCCGAGGCCGACGAGAAGTCCTTTATCTGTGCCCAGTGTGGCAAAACCTTCAATAACACCTCCAACCTGAGAACACACCAGCGGATCCACACGGGCGAGAAGCCTTACAAGTGTTCTGAGTGTGGCAAGAGCTTCTCGAGAAGCTCCAACCGCATCCGGCACGAGCGGATCCACCTGGAGGAGAAGCACTACAAGTGTCCCAACTGTGAGGAGAGCTTCCGGCGGCACTCGGACCTCACCACGCACCAGCAGGATCACCTGGGCAAGCGGCCCTTCCGCTGTGACATCTGTGGCAAGAGCTTCAGCCAGAGCTCGGCGCTGGCGGTGCATTACCGGACCCACCTGGAGCCCGCGCCCTACATCTGCTGCGAGTGCGGGAAGAGCTTCAGCAACAGCTCCAGCTTTGGCGTGCACCACCGCACACACACGGGCGAGAGGCCTTACGAGTGTGCTGAGTGTGGCCGGACCTTCAGTGACATCTCCAACTTTGGAGCTCACCAGAGGACCCACCGGGGCGAGAAGCCCTATCGGTGCACTCAGTGCGGGAAACACTTCTCCCGCAGCTCCAATCTCATCCGCCACCAGAAAACGCACCGGGGAGAACAGGCCGGGAAAGATTCCAGCTGA